A single genomic interval of Asinibacterium sp. OR53 harbors:
- a CDS encoding ABC transporter ATP-binding protein: protein MLKAEQITKRYDSLQVLKGVDLTVSKGEIVSIVGSSGAGKSTLLHILGTLDNADSGTITLNNQQIGLLKGKKLAAFRNQHIGFVFQFHHLLPEFTALENVSIPGWVAGTRKKEVAERATALLTRLGLEDRLHNKPQQLSGGEQQRVAVARALINQPDIVFADEPTGNLDSTNAAALHELFVQLQKEFQQTFLIVTHNEELAAMSDRVLHMKDGRML, encoded by the coding sequence ATGCTGAAAGCAGAACAGATCACTAAACGATACGACAGCCTGCAAGTATTGAAAGGCGTAGATCTCACCGTTTCCAAAGGTGAGATCGTAAGCATTGTAGGCTCTTCAGGGGCCGGAAAAAGCACTTTGCTCCATATCCTGGGTACGCTTGATAATGCCGATAGCGGCACCATCACGCTGAACAACCAGCAGATCGGCCTCCTCAAAGGCAAAAAACTGGCCGCTTTTCGCAACCAGCACATCGGGTTCGTGTTCCAGTTCCATCACCTATTGCCCGAATTCACCGCCCTTGAAAATGTTTCTATCCCGGGCTGGGTAGCCGGAACCCGTAAAAAAGAAGTAGCTGAAAGGGCTACGGCCCTTTTAACCCGGTTGGGTCTTGAGGACCGGCTCCACAATAAACCCCAGCAATTATCGGGCGGCGAACAGCAACGCGTTGCCGTAGCCAGGGCGCTCATCAATCAACCCGATATCGTATTTGCCGATGAGCCCACCGGTAATCTCGATAGTACCAATGCCGCAGCACTACACGAGCTATTCGTTCAACTGCAAAAGGAATTCCAGCAAACATTCCTGATCGTTACCCATAATGAAGAACTCGCTGCGATGAGCGATCGGGTATTGCATATGAAGGATGGGAGAATGTTATGA
- a CDS encoding cob(I)yrinic acid a,c-diamide adenosyltransferase, with product MAIKIYTKTGDLGKTSLIGGTKVPKSHIRIEAYGTVDELNSYIGVVNDLVADAHSKTVLKEVQDRLFTIGASLACDPDKEPLMKVPDLKEADISFLEREIDRMNDVLPVMKSFILPGGHPAISHTHVARCICRRAERCCVHMQEQAMFIEALVIKYLNRLSDYLFMLARYLGHLLGVAEIPWKPRTI from the coding sequence ATGGCTATCAAAATATATACGAAGACGGGTGATCTTGGCAAGACCTCGCTTATTGGTGGAACCAAGGTTCCCAAAAGTCATATACGCATAGAAGCTTATGGTACGGTAGATGAATTGAATTCTTATATTGGGGTGGTGAACGACCTGGTTGCAGATGCGCATTCCAAAACAGTGTTGAAAGAAGTGCAGGACCGATTGTTTACCATCGGCGCCTCGCTGGCCTGTGATCCCGATAAGGAGCCGTTGATGAAAGTACCTGATCTGAAAGAGGCCGACATCAGTTTCCTTGAACGGGAGATCGACAGGATGAACGATGTATTACCGGTTATGAAATCTTTTATACTGCCGGGCGGCCATCCGGCCATTTCTCATACACATGTGGCACGTTGTATTTGTCGCCGCGCAGAGCGTTGTTGTGTGCACATGCAGGAGCAGGCAATGTTCATAGAAGCTCTGGTGATCAAATACCTGAACCGGTTGAGTGATTATCTTTTCATGCTTGCCCGCTACCTGGGGCATTTGCTAGGAGTGGCTGAAATACCCTGGAAACCGAGAACCATTTAA
- a CDS encoding ABC transporter ATP-binding protein, giving the protein MSNPIIQLESIEKSYFMGNQAIQALKGVSLEISKNEYVALMGPSGSGKSTLMNILGCLDSPTGGRYILNGLDVSKMPDDSLASVRNTEIGFVFQQFNLLPRLTAAENVALPLIYAGIGRKERTERAMEALQKVGLETRSHHKSNELSGGQIQRVAIARALVNNPSLLLADEPTGNLDTRTSAEVMEIFSKIQEAGNTVVLVTHEEDIAAYAHRIVRMRDGVIESDKLKEAMMIHH; this is encoded by the coding sequence ATGAGCAACCCGATCATCCAGTTGGAATCGATTGAAAAAAGCTATTTCATGGGCAACCAGGCGATACAGGCATTGAAAGGCGTATCGCTGGAGATATCCAAAAATGAATACGTGGCCCTGATGGGTCCGTCGGGCAGCGGCAAGAGTACATTGATGAATATTTTAGGCTGCCTCGATTCTCCAACCGGCGGCAGGTATATTTTGAATGGGCTCGACGTGAGCAAGATGCCGGACGACAGCCTGGCCAGTGTGCGCAATACGGAAATAGGGTTTGTGTTCCAGCAGTTCAATCTCCTGCCCAGGCTCACGGCGGCTGAAAATGTGGCGCTGCCGTTGATCTATGCGGGGATAGGCCGTAAGGAAAGAACGGAAAGAGCCATGGAAGCGCTGCAGAAAGTGGGATTGGAAACGAGAAGCCATCACAAGTCGAATGAGTTGAGCGGCGGACAGATACAGCGTGTGGCCATTGCCCGTGCCCTCGTAAATAACCCTTCACTGTTACTGGCCGATGAGCCAACCGGAAACCTCGATACCAGGACCTCTGCTGAAGTAATGGAAATATTTTCCAAAATACAGGAAGCAGGAAACACGGTGGTGCTGGTAACACACGAAGAAGACATCGCAGCTTATGCGCACAGGATCGTACGTATGCGAGACGGCGTCATTGAAAGTGATAAGTTGAAGGAAGCAATGATGATCCATCATTAA
- the gatC gene encoding Asp-tRNA(Asn)/Glu-tRNA(Gln) amidotransferase subunit GatC, whose product MDITPEMINNLAHLSRLEFSEAEKRSIGADLQKIVAFVEKLQEPDTRGVMPLLHISDAANVLRNDELGGSVTRGEALMNAPVKDEAFFKVPKVIKK is encoded by the coding sequence ATGGACATCACCCCTGAAATGATCAATAACCTGGCCCATTTATCAAGGCTGGAATTCAGCGAAGCGGAAAAGCGATCTATTGGCGCCGATTTACAGAAGATAGTAGCGTTTGTGGAAAAGCTGCAGGAACCGGATACACGAGGTGTAATGCCATTGCTGCACATCAGCGATGCGGCCAATGTGTTACGTAATGATGAACTGGGCGGATCGGTAACACGCGGCGAAGCGCTGATGAATGCGCCTGTGAAAGACGAAGCATTCTTTAAAGTGCCGAAGGTCATCAAAAAATAA
- a CDS encoding 3-hydroxyacyl-CoA dehydrogenase/enoyl-CoA hydratase family protein → MIRSIKKVAVLGSGVMGSRIACHFAGIGVQVLLLDMLAKGAETSTKPAERNKLVNDALQAAIKSNPSPVFTKEVVKRITTGNFEDNLKEIAHCDWIIEVVVERLDIKQQLYEKVELFRKPGTLITSNTSGIPIHLMAEGRSEDFKKHFCGSHFFNPPRYLRLLEIIPTPHTSREVVDFLLHYGDLFLGKTTVLCKDTPAFIANRIGVFGIMSIFHIMDQMQLGIDEIDALTGPLIGRPKSATFRTADVVGIDTLVKVARGVAENCPADETRAVFNIPAWLDTMVTNNWLGDKTGQGFFKKLQSAGSKEILTLNLQTMEYGPRTKPRFASLDAAKPIDDLKQRLVMLVAAPDKAGEFYRAFHYSLFSYISFRIPEISDELYRLDDAMKAGFGWEIGAFESWDVLGVAKTVAAMKAAGHQPAPWIEEMLAGGAASFYKVENGKRLYYDVSSKTYQPLPGGESFLVLNNHRDQLVWKNSACRLYDIGDGVAGFEWSSKMNSIGGEVLEGLNKAIGIAEEKFKGLVIANESANFSAGANVGMIFMLAIEQEYDELDMAIRLFQNSMMRVRYSAVPVVTAPHGLTLGGGCEMNLHADKVCAAAETYIGLVELGVGLIPGGGGTKEFALRAADEMHEDEPETITLKNRFFNVATAKVATSAFEAFEMGILRKGHDEVVMNVSRRINEAKKSVIEAYEQGYITPVQRKDIKVLGRSVLGALYAGINGMWRGNYATDHDVVVAKKLAYVMCGGDLSEQSLVSEQYLLDLEREAFLSLCGEKKTLERIQSVLKTGKPIRN, encoded by the coding sequence ATGATCCGATCCATTAAAAAAGTGGCCGTCCTGGGCAGTGGTGTGATGGGTTCACGCATTGCCTGTCATTTTGCAGGTATTGGCGTTCAGGTATTGCTGCTCGATATGCTGGCCAAAGGCGCTGAAACAAGTACCAAACCTGCCGAACGCAACAAACTGGTGAACGATGCTTTGCAGGCCGCCATTAAAAGCAACCCCTCTCCCGTTTTCACCAAAGAAGTGGTGAAGCGTATTACCACGGGTAATTTCGAAGATAACCTGAAAGAAATTGCCCATTGCGATTGGATCATTGAAGTGGTGGTGGAAAGGCTCGACATCAAGCAGCAACTCTATGAAAAAGTAGAGCTGTTCCGCAAACCCGGTACCCTCATCACTTCCAATACTTCCGGTATTCCTATCCATCTCATGGCCGAAGGCCGGAGTGAGGACTTTAAAAAACATTTCTGCGGCAGCCATTTTTTCAACCCACCCCGCTACCTGCGGCTGCTGGAGATCATACCTACGCCACATACCAGCCGGGAAGTGGTGGATTTCCTGCTTCACTATGGCGATCTGTTCCTGGGGAAAACAACCGTATTGTGTAAAGACACCCCTGCCTTCATTGCCAACCGCATTGGCGTGTTCGGCATCATGAGCATTTTTCATATCATGGACCAGATGCAACTCGGCATTGATGAGATCGATGCGCTTACCGGGCCACTCATCGGCCGTCCCAAGTCGGCTACTTTCCGCACGGCCGACGTGGTAGGCATCGATACCCTGGTAAAAGTGGCCAGGGGTGTTGCAGAGAACTGTCCGGCTGATGAGACGCGCGCCGTTTTCAATATTCCCGCCTGGCTCGATACCATGGTAACCAATAACTGGCTGGGCGATAAAACCGGACAAGGCTTCTTTAAAAAACTGCAGTCTGCCGGGAGCAAAGAGATCCTTACGCTGAACCTCCAAACCATGGAATACGGCCCCAGGACCAAGCCCAGGTTTGCAAGTCTCGATGCAGCCAAGCCCATAGATGATCTCAAGCAACGGCTGGTTATGCTCGTAGCGGCGCCGGATAAAGCCGGTGAATTCTATCGTGCCTTTCATTATTCCCTCTTCTCTTATATTTCTTTCCGCATCCCTGAGATCAGCGATGAACTCTATCGTCTCGACGATGCAATGAAAGCCGGCTTCGGTTGGGAGATCGGCGCATTTGAAAGTTGGGATGTTTTGGGAGTAGCCAAAACAGTGGCGGCCATGAAAGCGGCTGGTCATCAACCGGCCCCATGGATAGAAGAGATGCTGGCAGGCGGCGCCGCCAGTTTTTATAAAGTGGAGAATGGCAAACGTTTGTATTATGATGTGAGCAGTAAAACTTACCAACCCTTACCCGGCGGTGAGTCATTCCTCGTATTGAATAACCATCGCGATCAACTGGTATGGAAGAACAGCGCCTGCCGCTTGTACGATATCGGCGATGGCGTTGCCGGTTTTGAATGGAGCAGTAAGATGAACAGCATCGGCGGTGAAGTGCTCGAAGGACTCAACAAAGCGATTGGTATTGCAGAAGAAAAATTCAAAGGTCTCGTCATTGCCAATGAGAGCGCCAATTTCAGCGCTGGCGCCAACGTAGGCATGATCTTCATGCTGGCCATTGAACAGGAATACGATGAACTGGATATGGCCATACGCTTGTTCCAGAACAGCATGATGCGGGTACGATACTCCGCTGTGCCGGTGGTTACCGCTCCGCATGGACTGACGCTGGGCGGCGGTTGTGAAATGAACCTGCATGCCGATAAAGTATGTGCGGCAGCAGAAACCTATATCGGACTGGTGGAACTGGGCGTAGGCCTGATCCCCGGCGGTGGCGGCACCAAAGAGTTTGCACTGCGTGCCGCTGATGAGATGCATGAAGATGAGCCCGAAACCATCACGCTCAAGAACCGCTTTTTCAATGTAGCCACTGCCAAAGTAGCTACTTCGGCATTCGAAGCTTTCGAGATGGGTATTTTGCGAAAGGGACACGATGAGGTAGTGATGAATGTCAGCCGCCGTATCAACGAAGCCAAAAAATCAGTGATCGAAGCATACGAACAAGGTTATATTACACCGGTACAACGAAAAGACATCAAGGTATTGGGCCGTTCGGTATTAGGCGCTTTGTATGCAGGCATCAATGGCATGTGGCGCGGCAATTATGCTACCGATCACGATGTGGTGGTAGCTAAAAAACTCGCTTATGTGATGTGTGGCGGAGACCTCAGTGAACAATCACTGGTGAGCGAACAATACCTGCTAGACCTGGAACGCGAAGCATTCCTGAGCCTTTGCGGAGAAAAGAAAACATTGGAGCGAATACAGAGTGTACTGAAAACCGGCAAGCCCATCAGGAATTGA
- a CDS encoding ABC transporter ATP-binding protein, which translates to MSVLSLQAISKSYGPIKALNEVSFDVPQGSVFGILGPNGSGKTTLLSIILDILRQDAGSFSWFGQPGSAETRKQIGALLETPNLYHYLSAVDNLQITQAISGRGVPEDIDKVIDIVGLTARKKSKFSTYSLGMKQRLAIGAALLGSPQVLVFDEPTNGLDPVGIAEIRELIKNLAKQGKTIIMASHLLDEVEKVCTHVAILKKGTLLTAGQVDEVLANEDIAEVSSSQPDQLRAALEYFPGYTSIKQDGKNIQLYFPVGTARLEDINRFCFEKGVALNLLVMKKKSLEAKFFELTNE; encoded by the coding sequence ATGTCAGTGCTCTCGCTACAGGCCATCAGTAAATCTTATGGCCCCATCAAAGCGCTTAACGAGGTATCATTCGATGTGCCGCAAGGATCGGTGTTTGGTATCCTTGGCCCCAATGGCAGCGGCAAAACCACATTGCTCAGCATCATACTCGATATTCTCCGGCAGGATGCCGGCAGTTTCAGTTGGTTCGGACAACCAGGCTCAGCCGAAACACGGAAACAGATTGGTGCACTGCTCGAAACACCCAATCTCTATCATTATTTATCGGCCGTAGACAACCTGCAGATCACCCAAGCCATCAGTGGCAGGGGCGTGCCTGAAGACATCGATAAAGTAATCGACATCGTTGGACTCACAGCTAGAAAAAAAAGCAAGTTCAGCACGTATAGCCTGGGTATGAAACAACGGCTCGCCATCGGCGCCGCTTTATTGGGTAGTCCGCAGGTGCTGGTCTTCGATGAACCTACGAACGGACTGGACCCTGTAGGCATTGCCGAGATACGCGAACTCATCAAAAACCTGGCAAAACAGGGCAAGACCATTATCATGGCCAGCCACCTGCTCGATGAAGTAGAGAAAGTATGTACCCATGTGGCCATCCTCAAAAAAGGAACCCTCCTCACAGCCGGGCAGGTAGATGAAGTACTCGCGAATGAAGACATTGCCGAAGTATCTTCCTCGCAACCCGACCAGCTGCGCGCAGCGCTGGAATATTTTCCGGGCTACACTTCTATTAAACAGGATGGAAAGAATATACAATTGTATTTCCCCGTAGGAACGGCAAGGCTTGAAGACATCAACCGCTTCTGTTTTGAAAAAGGTGTTGCCCTCAACCTGCTGGTGATGAAGAAGAAAAGCCTGGAAGCTAAATTCTTTGAATTAACAAACGAATAA
- a CDS encoding ABC transporter permease yields the protein MFALLKIEWLKLKKYRAFWWMLAIVMLTYPGINLMMYNLYDTITSGKDMTNMLAKMLLGNPYAFPETWHTVAYFSSFFLMLPSILVIMLIANEYQFRTHRQNIIDGWSRRQFITAKMMGVLTVSVIITIVYTLVACAFGFASDKMYYYRWSEQLQYIPLFLLQSFAQLSIAFLLGFLIKRAFIALGIFVFYYLIIENIAASYFKYKLHLDIVARLLPFKISDRMIIPPAFVGHWGKDAKQGYDNALSNVPTQILLTIALTAIIWYVCYAVQKKRDL from the coding sequence ATGTTCGCTTTACTGAAAATTGAATGGCTGAAGCTGAAAAAATACCGCGCATTCTGGTGGATGCTGGCGATCGTGATGCTCACGTATCCCGGCATCAACCTGATGATGTATAACCTGTATGACACCATCACTTCCGGCAAAGACATGACCAATATGCTTGCCAAAATGCTGTTGGGTAACCCGTATGCATTCCCTGAAACCTGGCATACGGTGGCTTATTTTTCTTCTTTTTTTCTCATGTTGCCCTCTATATTGGTTATCATGCTTATTGCCAACGAATACCAGTTCCGCACACATCGCCAGAATATTATTGACGGATGGAGCCGCCGGCAATTCATCACAGCCAAAATGATGGGGGTGCTTACTGTGTCGGTGATCATAACAATCGTATATACACTGGTAGCCTGTGCTTTCGGCTTCGCATCGGATAAAATGTACTACTACCGGTGGAGCGAGCAACTGCAATATATACCACTGTTCCTGCTACAGTCTTTCGCCCAATTGTCCATCGCTTTCCTGCTGGGTTTCCTCATCAAAAGAGCCTTTATCGCATTGGGAATTTTTGTTTTCTATTACCTGATCATCGAGAACATCGCGGCCAGTTATTTCAAATACAAACTGCACCTCGATATCGTAGCGAGATTGCTTCCTTTCAAAATATCTGACCGCATGATCATCCCACCTGCATTTGTAGGGCATTGGGGTAAAGATGCCAAACAGGGTTACGATAATGCGCTGAGCAATGTTCCCACACAGATCCTACTCACCATCGCGCTAACGGCCATCATCTGGTACGTCTGCTACGCCGTGCAGAAAAAGCGCGACCTGTAA
- the ftsZ gene encoding cell division protein FtsZ: MIHFDLPKQKSSIIKVLGVGGGGSNAVNFMFEQHIEGVDFIICNTDAKAIEQSEVPNKIQLGPHLTQGLGAGANPEIGKRATEESLEEIKRILEVNTKMAFITVGMGGGTGTGGAPIVAQICKDLGILTVGIVTTPFGFEGPRRQLQAEEGIRQLKPYVDTLLVISNDKLRMQYGNLKMKEAFCKADNVLATAAKCITDIINSKGHIIVDFADVCTVMKSGGVAILGKAEVEGEDRAERAIEEALASPLLNDNDIRGAKWILININSAEGDHECTMDELETINNYLRLQAGPDTDVIVGMGYDQSLDRKIGITLIATGFEHKDPFAKPVAVKKAEPQPEKIMMTLGEDAEAPKAAPQPVQQVLPLEEVDPFAPQMQEVPVQEPVLNIFPTVVETVQPVTPVREEEKETMVLQFELNPEITDEVKVPDTVQEEVHVPRKVIADEMLQFKVTEHPAQPAAAATEPAAVSYLSKPSNIYASEEPVAQAPAPKPQPQPQPQPQVQQQPQPVQEELPMEMQLVEREEKKAPQAQPQPVIDDVLDDVEEQKRRAAERIHKLRNLSYNMNSAADANNEFDTVPAYVRRNMELFGNTLTSVENFYSKYTVSKDENNQAQISTINTFLDGKKPD; encoded by the coding sequence ATGATTCATTTTGATCTTCCCAAACAAAAATCCTCCATCATCAAGGTCCTCGGTGTAGGGGGTGGGGGAAGCAACGCGGTTAACTTCATGTTCGAGCAGCACATAGAAGGCGTTGATTTTATTATATGCAATACCGATGCGAAAGCCATTGAACAGAGTGAAGTGCCGAACAAGATCCAACTGGGGCCACATCTTACACAGGGTTTAGGTGCAGGCGCCAATCCCGAGATTGGTAAGAGAGCTACGGAAGAGTCGCTCGAAGAAATCAAACGCATACTGGAAGTGAATACCAAAATGGCATTCATTACAGTAGGCATGGGCGGCGGTACCGGTACCGGCGGCGCTCCCATCGTTGCACAGATCTGTAAAGACCTGGGCATCCTTACCGTGGGTATTGTTACCACGCCATTTGGCTTTGAAGGTCCGCGCAGGCAACTGCAGGCCGAAGAAGGCATCCGCCAGCTGAAACCTTATGTAGATACTTTGCTGGTGATCAGCAACGACAAGCTGCGCATGCAATACGGCAACCTGAAAATGAAAGAAGCTTTCTGCAAAGCCGATAATGTATTGGCCACTGCAGCTAAGTGTATCACCGATATCATCAACAGTAAAGGCCATATCATTGTTGACTTTGCCGATGTATGCACCGTGATGAAGAGCGGAGGCGTAGCCATATTGGGTAAAGCCGAAGTAGAAGGTGAGGACAGGGCCGAGCGCGCCATCGAAGAAGCGCTGGCTTCTCCTTTATTGAATGATAACGATATCAGGGGAGCCAAATGGATCCTCATCAATATCAATAGCGCCGAAGGTGATCATGAATGTACGATGGATGAACTGGAAACCATCAATAATTACCTGCGTTTGCAGGCAGGACCCGATACCGATGTGATTGTAGGTATGGGATACGATCAATCGCTCGACAGGAAAATAGGCATCACTTTGATCGCTACCGGTTTTGAACACAAAGATCCTTTTGCCAAACCCGTAGCCGTTAAAAAAGCAGAGCCGCAACCTGAAAAGATCATGATGACATTGGGCGAAGATGCAGAAGCGCCCAAAGCAGCGCCACAGCCTGTACAACAGGTGTTACCGTTGGAAGAAGTAGATCCTTTCGCTCCGCAGATGCAGGAAGTGCCGGTACAGGAACCTGTGCTGAATATTTTCCCAACAGTTGTTGAAACCGTACAGCCGGTTACACCTGTTCGGGAAGAAGAAAAGGAAACGATGGTATTGCAGTTCGAACTGAATCCTGAAATAACCGACGAGGTAAAAGTACCCGACACTGTGCAGGAAGAAGTACATGTTCCGCGGAAAGTGATCGCAGATGAGATGCTGCAATTCAAAGTAACGGAACATCCGGCCCAGCCTGCCGCTGCTGCTACTGAACCGGCTGCTGTGTCATACCTCAGCAAGCCATCTAATATTTATGCATCGGAAGAGCCGGTAGCCCAGGCGCCTGCGCCAAAGCCGCAGCCTCAACCTCAACCACAGCCGCAGGTGCAACAGCAGCCTCAACCTGTACAGGAAGAGCTGCCGATGGAAATGCAGTTGGTAGAGCGTGAGGAGAAAAAAGCGCCGCAAGCCCAGCCCCAGCCAGTGATTGACGATGTGTTGGATGATGTGGAAGAGCAGAAAAGAAGGGCAGCAGAAAGGATACATAAGCTGCGCAATCTTTCTTACAACATGAACAGTGCAGCAGATGCCAACAATGAATTTGATACAGTTCCGGCTTACGTACGCCGTAATATGGAACTGTTTGGTAATACACTTACTTCGGTAGAAAACTTTTACAGCAAGTACACGGTAAGTAAGGACGAGAACAACCAAGCACAGATATCAACCATCAATACTTTTTTGGATGGAAAGAAGCCTGACTAA
- the ftsA gene encoding cell division protein FtsA, which yields MNHNEPPIIVGLDIGTTKIAAIAGRKNEHGKLEILGFGRANSNGVQHGQVLNIDQTIKAIQQALLNCYESNPELEINEVYVGIAGHHIKSLQTRGDIVRQDPETEIQRWEIDQLLNNQRKTFIPAGDQIIDVIPQDFHVDNIQNIKDPVGYNGVKVGANFHIITGDRNAIRNINRAVERSSLVTKDLVLQPLASASAVMSDIDMEAGVAILDIGGGTSDLAVFYEGILKHTAVIPFGGENITNDIRMGLGVLKSQAEAMKVQFGSALADEAKSNAFITIPGLKGMPAKEISVKNLAAIIQARMSEILDFVTYHIKQVGLDSRALNGGIILTGGGSQLKHLIQLTEYTTGLNARIGLPNEHLAPNHIEELKKPMYATCLGLILKGYSDYDHQYKEFAEKFKKVEVPRSLTVIAAEQPEVPLMNVRAEAGERKPKFWDKFKNNLIELFKEEEDQVIR from the coding sequence ATGAATCACAATGAACCACCCATCATTGTTGGTCTCGACATCGGAACTACCAAGATCGCAGCTATTGCCGGCCGCAAGAACGAACACGGCAAACTGGAGATATTGGGTTTCGGCCGCGCCAACAGCAATGGTGTGCAGCACGGGCAGGTATTGAACATCGACCAGACCATCAAAGCCATTCAGCAGGCTTTGTTGAACTGTTACGAGAGCAACCCGGAATTGGAGATCAATGAAGTGTACGTGGGTATTGCCGGACATCATATCAAGAGCCTGCAAACCCGCGGCGACATTGTTCGTCAGGATCCTGAAACCGAGATACAACGCTGGGAAATCGATCAACTGCTCAACAACCAGCGCAAGACCTTTATTCCCGCAGGTGACCAGATCATCGACGTGATACCGCAGGATTTCCATGTAGACAATATCCAGAACATCAAAGACCCTGTTGGATATAATGGTGTGAAAGTGGGAGCGAATTTCCACATCATCACGGGCGACCGAAATGCCATCCGCAACATCAACCGTGCTGTTGAAAGAAGCAGCCTGGTAACCAAAGACCTGGTATTGCAACCGCTGGCATCGGCAAGTGCGGTGATGAGTGATATAGATATGGAAGCCGGTGTGGCCATACTGGATATCGGTGGTGGCACGAGCGACCTGGCAGTTTTCTATGAAGGCATATTGAAACACACAGCAGTGATACCGTTCGGTGGAGAGAACATCACCAACGATATCCGGATGGGACTGGGTGTACTCAAGAGCCAGGCCGAAGCCATGAAAGTGCAGTTCGGCAGTGCCTTGGCCGATGAAGCCAAGAGCAACGCCTTCATCACCATACCTGGGTTGAAAGGCATGCCTGCCAAAGAGATCAGTGTGAAGAACCTGGCGGCCATCATACAGGCGCGCATGAGCGAGATACTGGATTTTGTTACCTATCATATCAAACAAGTGGGTCTCGACAGCCGCGCCCTGAACGGCGGTATCATTTTAACCGGTGGTGGTTCGCAGCTGAAGCACCTGATACAATTAACAGAATATACAACAGGCCTGAATGCACGCATCGGGTTGCCCAATGAGCACCTGGCGCCTAATCATATAGAGGAACTGAAGAAGCCGATGTATGCTACCTGCCTGGGACTGATATTGAAAGGTTACAGCGATTACGATCATCAATACAAAGAGTTTGCAGAGAAATTCAAGAAAGTGGAAGTGCCCAGATCGCTGACGGTAATAGCGGCAGAACAACCGGAAGTGCCGTTGATGAATGTACGCGCGGAAGCCGGCGAAAGAAAGCCGAAGTTCTGGGACAAGTTCAAGAACAACCTGATAGAACTTTTCAAAGAAGAAGAAGATCAAGTCATCCGATAA
- a CDS encoding cell division protein FtsQ/DivIB — MMENKANWKKRLEQVLWLLAGIGAIVLMGAAMRKKDQKLCTDIRIEIVGTEQQMFIDEKDIADLLKKNGEVIGEPVAMLNLRNMETLIEKDPWVKNAEMFFDNQQVLDVRIEEREPVARVFTKQGGSFYVDREGLRLPLSEKLSARVPVFTNFPSEKVNLSKPDSALLKNVVSLGRYVLADSFWMAQTAQIDITPEANFELVPVIGNHTVALGNASELDSKFNRLYTFYRQAWLQNGMQTYSHLDVQFHNEVVATKRNYTKPVVKDSLAVTTAPVTHTTPAAAPVNVKPAAKKNSTTKSVGTASNKRSNNSLTKERKAKAVMKKQTTTKTHTL, encoded by the coding sequence ATGATGGAAAACAAAGCGAACTGGAAAAAACGATTGGAGCAGGTTTTGTGGCTGCTCGCCGGCATCGGCGCCATCGTGCTGATGGGCGCCGCTATGCGGAAAAAAGACCAGAAGCTTTGTACGGATATCAGGATCGAGATCGTGGGAACAGAACAGCAGATGTTCATTGATGAAAAAGACATTGCCGATCTGTTGAAAAAGAACGGCGAAGTGATAGGAGAACCGGTGGCCATGCTGAACCTGCGTAATATGGAAACACTGATTGAAAAAGATCCCTGGGTAAAGAATGCAGAAATGTTCTTTGATAACCAACAGGTGCTGGATGTTCGCATAGAAGAAAGAGAACCTGTGGCGCGTGTTTTTACGAAGCAGGGCGGCTCGTTCTATGTAGACAGGGAAGGACTTCGATTGCCGCTCAGCGAAAAGTTATCGGCCCGCGTACCGGTATTCACCAATTTCCCTTCGGAGAAAGTGAACCTATCAAAACCCGATAGCGCCCTCCTGAAAAACGTAGTGAGCCTGGGCCGTTATGTGCTGGCAGATTCTTTCTGGATGGCACAAACAGCACAGATAGACATCACGCCCGAAGCAAATTTTGAGCTGGTGCCCGTGATCGGTAACCATACAGTGGCGCTGGGCAATGCTTCGGAGCTGGACAGCAAATTCAACAGGTTGTATACGTTTTACCGGCAAGCCTGGTTGCAGAATGGTATGCAAACCTATTCCCACCTCGATGTGCAATTTCACAATGAGGTAGTGGCCACCAAGAGAAATTATACGAAGCCGGTTGTGAAGGATTCGCTGGCTGTGACAACTGCTCCTGTAACACATACGACTCCTGCGGCGGCGCCAGTAAATGTTAAACCCGCAGCAAAAAAGAACAGTACAACAAAATCTGTTGGGACTGCAAGCAATAAAAGAAGTAATAATTCGTTAACGAAGGAGCGAAAGGCAAAGGCCGTTATGAAAAAGCAAACAACAACTAAAACACATACGCTATGA